The following proteins are co-located in the Vigna angularis cultivar LongXiaoDou No.4 chromosome 2, ASM1680809v1, whole genome shotgun sequence genome:
- the LOC108326803 gene encoding probable L-cysteine desulfhydrase, chloroplastic has product MSSATDNHIHENNHHNGSRIAKKPKLSSSVITASEIETEFGHHDTSVARINNGSFGCCPAFIIAAQHRWQLRYLRQPDHFYFNDLKTGILQSRTLIKDLVNADHVDEISIVDNATTAAAIVLQHTAWNFREGRFQKGDVVLMLHYAYGAVKKSMEAYVTRAGGNVVEVPLPFPVNSNDEIVSEFRKALERGKSNGNRVRLAVIDHVTSMPCVVIPVKELIQICREEGVDQVFVDAAHSIGCTDVDMKEIGADFYTSNLHKWFFCPPSIAFLYTRRNPKGSGSDLHHPVVSHEYGNGLAVESAWIGTRDYSAQLVVPAAMEFVNRFEGGIEGIKKRNHEAVVEMGEMLAKAWGTRLGSPAHMCASMVMVGLPVCLGIGSDSDALELRTHLRDAFGVEVPLYYRPPREGEVGVITGYARISHQVYNKVDDYYKFRDAINQLVQNGFTCADLSG; this is encoded by the coding sequence ATGTCTTCCGCCACCGATAACCATATCCACGAAAACAACCACCACAACGGTTCTCGCATAGCCAAAAAACCCAAACTCTCCTCATCCGTTATAACGGCCTCGGAAATCGAAACGGAATTTGGCCACCACGATACCTCCGTCGCGCGCATCAATAACGGCAGTTTCGGTTGCTGCCCCGCCTTCATCATCGCCGCGCAGCACCGCTGGCAGCTCCGGTACCTCCGCCAGCCCGACCACTTCTACTTCAATGACCTCAAAACCGGCATCCTCCAATCGCGAACCCTAATCAAGGACCTCGTCAACGCCGACCACGTCGATGAGATCTCCATTGTCGACAACGCCACCACCGCTGCCGCCATCGTCCTCCAGCATACCGCATGGAACTTCCGCGAAGGAAGATTCCAGAAAGGTGATGTCGTCCTCATGCTTCACTACGCTTACGGTGCCGTCAAGAAATCCATGGAAGCGTACGTCACTCGCGCCGGAGGCAATGTTGTCGAGGTTCCCCTCCCTTTCCCTGTTAACTCCAACGATGAGATCGTTTCCGAGTTTAGGAAGGCCTTGGAGAGAGGAAAAAGTAACGGAAATAGGGTTAGATTAGCGGTGATTGATCATGTGACTTCCATGCCGTGTGTGGTTATTCCTGTCAAGGAGTTGATTCAAATTTGCAGGGAGGAAGGGGTGGACCAGGTTTTTGTTGACGCCGCTCATTCCATTGGATGCACTGATGTTGACATGAAGGAAATTGGTGCTGATTTTTACACTAGCAATTTGCATAAGTGGTTCTTTTGTCCACCTTCAATTGCGTTTTTGTATACTCGTAGGAACCCTAAGGGTTCTGGTTCTGATTTACATCACCCTGTGGTGTCTCATGAGTATGGCAATGGCTTGGCTGTGGAGAGTGCTTGGATTGGGACCAGGGATTATAGTGCACAGTTGGTTGTTCCTGCTGCGATGGAGTTTGTTAACCGGTTTGAAGGGGGTATTGAGGGGATCAAGAAGAGGAATCACGAGGCTGTTGTGGAGATGGGGGAGATGTTGGCAAAGGCATGGGGTACTCGGCTCGGGAGTCCGGCGCATATGTGTGCTAGCATGGTTATGGTTGGTTTGCCTGTTTGTTTGGGGATTGGAAGTGATTCTGATGCTCTCGAGTTGAGAACACATTTGAGGGATGCTTTTGGAGTTGAGGTTCCGCTATATTATCGGCCCCCAAGAGAGGGGGAAGTTGGGGTGATTACTGGGTATGCCAGAATTTCTCATCAAGTGTATAACAAAGTTGATGACTATTACAAGTTCAGAGATGCGATTAACCAACTTGTGCAAAATGGGTTCACGTGTGCTGATCTTTCGGGTTGA